The Parashewanella spongiae genome has a window encoding:
- a CDS encoding DEAD/DEAH box helicase, whose translation MSFTSLGLSEPILKAVANKGYKTPSPIQEQAIPAVLSGKDVMAAAQTGTGKTAGFTLPLLELLSGGQKVGQNEVRALILTPTRELAAQVHENVETYSKHLPLRSTVVFGGVKINPQMIKLRRGVDILVATPGRLLDLYHQNAIKFKQLEVLVLDEADRMLDMGFIHDIRKILAIIPKQRQNLMFSATFSDDIRKLAKTIVHNPIEVSVTPPNSTVKAVKQWLHIVDKSQKTKVLIKLFKSNNWKQVLVFSRTKHGANRITKNLIQSGIQAAAIHGNKSQGARTKALAEFKSGAVKVLVATDIAARGLDIDQLPQVVNFDLPTVAEDYVHRIGRTGRAGATGQAVSLVSSEESKQLKDIENLIQKLISREPINGYEPVHTLPETILTQPKAKKAKKPKKQQEDSSARTQQDNKSNKKENSNTKSNKSRHSNSTPRVRSDNKKPRLSSTSGNKPRTRS comes from the coding sequence ATGAGTTTTACTTCTCTTGGTTTATCAGAACCTATTCTTAAAGCTGTCGCCAATAAAGGATATAAAACTCCTTCTCCGATCCAAGAACAAGCCATTCCTGCGGTGCTTTCAGGTAAAGACGTCATGGCTGCTGCGCAAACAGGAACGGGGAAAACAGCTGGATTCACTTTGCCTTTACTAGAATTATTGAGCGGTGGACAGAAAGTTGGCCAAAATGAAGTCAGAGCACTTATTTTAACGCCAACTCGTGAGCTAGCGGCGCAGGTTCATGAAAATGTTGAAACTTACAGTAAGCACCTACCCTTGCGTTCTACCGTTGTGTTTGGTGGCGTAAAAATCAATCCTCAGATGATAAAACTACGCCGTGGGGTTGATATTTTAGTGGCAACACCGGGTCGTTTGCTCGATTTATATCATCAAAACGCCATTAAATTTAAACAACTCGAAGTGCTGGTGCTAGATGAAGCTGATCGCATGTTAGATATGGGTTTCATTCACGATATTCGTAAAATTTTGGCGATTATTCCTAAGCAAAGACAAAATTTAATGTTCTCGGCAACATTTTCAGACGACATTCGAAAATTAGCTAAAACGATTGTTCACAACCCAATTGAAGTGTCGGTAACTCCGCCAAATTCAACAGTAAAAGCCGTAAAACAATGGCTGCATATTGTTGATAAAAGCCAAAAAACCAAGGTGTTGATAAAGTTATTTAAATCAAACAACTGGAAACAGGTTTTGGTATTCAGTCGCACTAAACATGGTGCAAACCGAATTACCAAAAACCTGATTCAATCGGGTATTCAAGCCGCCGCTATCCATGGTAATAAAAGCCAAGGTGCACGTACTAAAGCATTAGCTGAATTTAAAAGTGGTGCTGTTAAAGTGCTGGTTGCAACAGACATCGCTGCGCGAGGCTTAGATATCGACCAGCTCCCTCAAGTAGTTAACTTCGACTTACCGACTGTCGCGGAAGATTATGTTCACCGTATTGGTCGTACTGGTCGTGCTGGTGCAACCGGACAGGCGGTATCTTTGGTTTCTTCTGAAGAATCGAAGCAATTAAAAGATATCGAAAATTTGATCCAAAAATTGATCAGCCGTGAGCCTATTAATGGTTATGAACCTGTCCATACATTACCAGAAACTATTTTAACTCAGCCTAAAGCTAAAAAAGCTAAAAAACCAAAGAAACAACAAGAAGATTCAAGTGCTCGAACCCAACAAGACAATAAATCAAACAAGAAAGAAAATTCTAATACTAAAAGTAACAAGTCGCGACACTCAAATTCGACGCCAAGAGTAAGAAGCGACAATAAAAAACCGAGACTGTCTTCAACTTCTGGCAATAAACCTCGCACTCGTTCTTAA